Proteins found in one Actinokineospora alba genomic segment:
- a CDS encoding response regulator transcription factor has translation MESRGLVLVVEDDPAIAELVTLYLRRDGFGVQVETDGQAALAAARRVKPVAVVLDIGLPGMDGIEVCRAMRKDGDWTPVLFVTARDDEVDRVLGLELGADDYVTKPFSPRELVARVRTVLRRANGPGAGEVLSAGGTRLDLGERRVWTDAGEVALTSTEFDLLAHLMRRPGQVFDRAQLLSAVWGYAAAAGTRTVDVHIAQLRAKLGAQCPIRTVRSVGYSVERQ, from the coding sequence ATGGAGTCCCGTGGGCTGGTGCTCGTGGTCGAGGACGACCCGGCGATCGCCGAACTGGTCACGCTCTACCTGCGCCGCGACGGGTTCGGGGTGCAGGTGGAGACCGACGGGCAGGCGGCGCTCGCCGCGGCCCGCCGGGTCAAGCCGGTCGCGGTGGTGCTCGACATCGGGCTGCCCGGCATGGACGGCATCGAGGTCTGCCGCGCGATGCGCAAGGACGGCGACTGGACCCCGGTGCTGTTCGTGACCGCGCGCGACGACGAGGTCGACCGGGTGCTGGGCCTGGAACTCGGGGCCGACGACTACGTGACCAAGCCGTTCAGCCCGCGCGAACTGGTGGCGCGGGTGCGCACGGTGTTGCGGCGGGCCAACGGACCTGGCGCCGGGGAGGTGCTCTCGGCGGGCGGGACGCGGCTCGACCTCGGCGAGCGTCGCGTGTGGACGGACGCGGGCGAGGTCGCGCTGACGTCGACGGAGTTCGACTTGCTGGCCCACCTGATGCGCAGGCCGGGTCAGGTGTTCGACCGGGCCCAGCTGCTGAGCGCGGTCTGGGGATACGCCGCGGCGGCGGGGACCCGCACCGTCGACGTCCACATCGCGCAGCTGCGGGCGAAGCTGGGAGCACAGTGTCCGATTAGGACGGTCCGCAGTGTCGGCTACTCGGTGGAGCGGCAGTGA
- a CDS encoding glutamate ABC transporter substrate-binding protein, whose translation MRRATAALVAALAMLATACTATGKPVDLAAVQSAQRPEPVGVVVNPPTTTGAATQVPPCDPTASLRPGAMPGPGAMPEGSTMKKIQDRGRLIAGVDQNTFLFGFRNPTSNQIEGFDIDRVREIAAAIFGDANKVQFKVITSAERIPALQSGEVDIVVRTMTATCARWVDINFSAIYYVAGQRLLVDRGSEITGVDQLRGQRVCAAKGSTSLNKLRDSPAPPEVVAVDNWTDCLLMLQQGQVVGVSTDDTILAGMVAQDPNVKMVGPRFTEEPYGIGIPKANVDMVRFVNGVLEKSIASGSWTASYGRWLTQAGEQAAPPTVKYRD comes from the coding sequence ATGAGGCGTGCCACAGCGGCACTCGTAGCGGCGCTGGCCATGCTGGCCACCGCCTGCACGGCCACGGGCAAGCCGGTCGACCTGGCCGCCGTGCAGTCCGCCCAGCGGCCCGAGCCGGTCGGCGTGGTCGTGAACCCGCCGACGACCACCGGCGCGGCCACCCAGGTCCCGCCGTGCGACCCCACCGCCAGCCTGCGCCCCGGCGCGATGCCCGGCCCCGGCGCGATGCCGGAGGGGTCGACGATGAAGAAGATCCAGGACCGCGGCAGGCTCATCGCGGGCGTCGACCAGAACACCTTCCTGTTCGGGTTCCGAAACCCGACCAGCAACCAGATCGAGGGCTTCGACATCGACCGGGTCCGCGAGATCGCCGCGGCCATCTTCGGTGACGCCAACAAGGTCCAGTTCAAGGTCATCACCTCGGCGGAGCGGATTCCCGCGCTGCAGAGCGGCGAGGTCGACATCGTCGTCCGCACGATGACCGCGACCTGCGCCCGCTGGGTCGACATCAACTTCTCCGCGATCTACTACGTCGCGGGCCAGCGCCTGCTGGTGGACCGCGGCTCCGAGATCACCGGCGTCGATCAGCTCCGCGGCCAGCGCGTCTGCGCGGCCAAGGGGTCCACGTCGCTGAACAAGCTGCGCGACTCCCCCGCGCCGCCCGAGGTCGTCGCCGTGGACAACTGGACGGACTGCCTGCTGATGCTGCAGCAGGGACAGGTCGTCGGCGTGTCCACGGACGACACGATCCTGGCCGGGATGGTCGCACAGGACCCGAACGTGAAGATGGTCGGACCGCGGTTCACCGAGGAGCCCTACGGCATCGGCATCCCGAAGGCGAACGTGGACATGGTCCGGTTCGTCAACGGCGTGCTGGAGAAGTCGATCGCGAGCG
- a CDS encoding HAMP domain-containing sensor histidine kinase, giving the protein MKRASIAVRITALALAVAGVVAVIGGLVSARLVVQTAREVTRQTLSDQADVVAGQLSDSKLGLRRVVEVLGGQGVAVVQVRPNGNVVSSDATAERAARQAGITELTGPVHTTVELNGRVLLVELRPADPRGAIGLVRETETAKGVGRTLVRNIAFALGLGLLVAAVAGLVLARLLSRPLRRTAAVATSMSHGRRDLRAPVDGPREVAEVAAAVNELADALHRSEARQRDFLLSVSHELRTPLTAVKGFAESLADGVVTGDAVAAAGRTIDQEATRLDRLVTDLLDLARLGADDFRLDVVAVDLTALVAETATVWSARCATAGIRFTLEAPPDPVIVHADPRRLRQVLDGLAENALRATPSGRPMVLALSRAPGAAVLQVRDGGPGLAPEEYQVAFERGVLNARYSGSRPVGTGIGLALVHGLVSRMGGVIEAGPAPEGGAAFTVRFRTA; this is encoded by the coding sequence GTGAAGCGGGCGTCGATCGCGGTCCGGATCACCGCGCTGGCCCTGGCGGTGGCCGGGGTCGTCGCCGTGATCGGCGGGCTGGTCTCGGCGCGGCTGGTCGTGCAGACCGCGCGTGAGGTGACGAGGCAGACGCTGTCCGACCAGGCCGACGTGGTGGCGGGCCAGCTCTCCGACAGCAAGCTTGGGCTGCGGCGGGTGGTGGAGGTGCTCGGCGGTCAGGGGGTGGCGGTGGTTCAGGTGCGGCCCAACGGGAACGTCGTCAGCTCGGACGCCACCGCCGAGCGGGCGGCGCGGCAGGCGGGCATCACGGAGCTGACGGGGCCGGTGCACACGACGGTCGAGCTCAACGGGCGGGTCCTGCTCGTCGAGCTGCGGCCCGCCGATCCGCGCGGGGCGATCGGGCTGGTCCGGGAGACGGAGACGGCCAAGGGAGTCGGGCGGACGCTGGTCCGCAACATCGCCTTCGCCCTGGGCCTTGGCCTGCTGGTGGCCGCGGTGGCCGGGCTGGTCCTGGCGCGGCTGCTGTCGCGGCCACTGCGCCGCACGGCGGCGGTTGCGACGTCGATGAGCCACGGCAGGCGCGACCTGCGGGCCCCGGTCGACGGGCCGCGGGAGGTGGCGGAGGTGGCGGCGGCGGTGAACGAGTTGGCGGACGCCCTGCACCGAAGCGAGGCCCGGCAGCGGGACTTCCTGCTGTCGGTGTCGCACGAGCTGCGCACGCCGCTGACGGCGGTCAAGGGTTTCGCCGAGTCCCTGGCCGACGGCGTGGTCACCGGCGACGCGGTCGCCGCGGCGGGCCGCACGATCGACCAGGAGGCCACCAGACTCGACCGGTTGGTGACCGACCTACTCGACCTGGCCCGCCTCGGCGCCGACGACTTCCGCCTCGACGTGGTCGCCGTCGACCTCACCGCTTTGGTGGCGGAGACGGCGACGGTGTGGTCAGCCCGCTGCGCCACGGCCGGAATCCGCTTCACCCTGGAGGCGCCGCCCGACCCCGTCATCGTCCACGCCGACCCCCGCCGACTGCGGCAGGTACTGGACGGCTTGGCCGAGAACGCTTTGCGCGCCACCCCTTCCGGCCGCCCTATGGTGCTCGCGTTGTCCCGCGCGCCGGGGGCGGCGGTGTTGCAGGTGCGCGACGGAGGGCCGGGGTTGGCGCCGGAGGAGTACCAGGTGGCTTTCGAACGCGGGGTGCTGAATGCGCGCTATAGCGGGAGCAGGCCGGTGGGGACGGGGATCGGGCTGGCGCTGGTGCATGGGTTGGTGAGCCGGATGGGCGGAGTGATCGAGGCTGGGCCCGCCCCGGAGGGCGGGGCAGCCTTCACCGTCCGCTTCCGAACCGCCTGA
- a CDS encoding DUF5134 domain-containing protein codes for MATWLGWTCTAAFLAVAGYAIARLVVACRTPGSTGCHRTVDTAHALMALGMAVMCSPVGGPLPMAGWQTVFLLLTAWFLVRREPVSGWHGGGLHHAVGGLAMLYMLTAVPHSAHAMASAWSPRMAGEAALPVLGWIFVGYFAVQAARLARVSLRSEAHRVAAGCQGVMAVGAGGMILAML; via the coding sequence GTGGCCACCTGGCTCGGGTGGACGTGCACGGCGGCCTTCCTGGCCGTCGCCGGGTACGCGATCGCCCGGCTGGTGGTCGCGTGCCGCACGCCCGGCTCGACCGGGTGCCACCGCACGGTCGACACCGCGCACGCGCTGATGGCGCTGGGGATGGCGGTGATGTGCTCGCCGGTCGGCGGGCCGCTGCCGATGGCCGGATGGCAGACCGTGTTCCTGCTGCTCACGGCCTGGTTCCTGGTCCGCAGGGAGCCGGTGTCCGGGTGGCACGGCGGCGGGCTGCACCACGCCGTCGGCGGGCTGGCGATGCTCTACATGCTCACGGCGGTCCCGCACAGCGCCCACGCGATGGCGTCCGCCTGGAGTCCCCGGATGGCCGGGGAGGCCGCGCTGCCGGTGCTCGGGTGGATCTTCGTCGGCTACTTCGCCGTGCAGGCCGCGCGGCTGGCCCGGGTGAGCCTGCGGTCGGAGGCGCACCGGGTGGCGGCGGGCTGCCAGGGCGTCATGGCGGTGGGGGCGGGCGGGATGATCCTGGCCATGCTGTGA
- a CDS encoding maleylpyruvate isomerase family mycothiol-dependent enzyme: protein MDSQRYLDCLASDYARLRTIAASAPDAEVPTCLPWTMSDLVRHVAQVYLHKAATMEHDARQPQPDVSAEDPLAALDRGYARLLAQFSHRQPSDVTVTWFPPDQTVAFWIRRMAQETVIHRIDAELAAGVESAPIPEDLAVDGVDEVLERFLAFASHHFREDFAGTLDDLTGQRVQVETAGSAWLVNLDSKVITLTAPDGSPDATVRADPETLLRWLWRRTDEDAVTVEGDQSAVDALYTVLKGATQ, encoded by the coding sequence ATGGACTCACAGCGCTACCTCGACTGCCTCGCCTCGGACTACGCCCGCCTGCGCACCATCGCGGCGTCGGCGCCCGATGCCGAGGTGCCCACCTGTCTTCCCTGGACGATGTCCGACCTGGTCCGCCATGTCGCCCAGGTCTACCTGCACAAAGCGGCCACCATGGAACACGACGCTCGGCAGCCGCAGCCGGACGTGAGCGCGGAGGACCCGTTGGCGGCCCTCGACCGCGGCTATGCGAGGTTGCTGGCCCAGTTCAGCCACCGCCAGCCCTCGGACGTCACCGTGACCTGGTTCCCACCGGATCAGACGGTCGCGTTCTGGATCCGGCGGATGGCGCAGGAAACGGTGATCCACCGCATCGACGCCGAACTCGCCGCGGGCGTCGAGTCGGCCCCCATCCCGGAAGACCTGGCGGTGGATGGGGTGGACGAGGTCCTGGAGCGGTTCCTGGCGTTCGCCTCCCACCACTTCCGTGAGGACTTCGCCGGCACCCTGGACGACCTGACCGGCCAGCGCGTCCAGGTGGAGACCGCGGGCTCGGCCTGGCTGGTGAACCTGGACTCCAAGGTCATCACCCTCACCGCCCCGGACGGCTCCCCCGACGCCACCGTCCGCGCCGACCCGGAAACCCTCCTCCGCTGGCTCTGGCGCCGCACCGACGAGGACGCCGTCACCGTCGAAGGCGACCAGTCCGCAGTGGACGCGCTCTACACGGTCCTCAAAGGCGCGACCCAGTAA